In Novipirellula caenicola, one genomic interval encodes:
- a CDS encoding alpha/beta fold hydrolase, with amino-acid sequence MKSIAEDLLPYQSGELTIGSHTLRFLDEGAGEQTLLCVHGNPTWSFYWRSIVQRFSPTHRVVAVDHLGCGRSDKPRRGRNPEKGQFPYRLADHRDNLVHLIDALDLKRVTLIAHDWGGAIGLSSMIKRRDRLERIVLLNTAAFPPPYVPWRIAACRIPLLGTAAVRGLNAFAGAAITMAMSRNALSKDAARGLLAPYNSWSNRVANDAFVRDIPLTSNHPTMATLRQLESDLPSLASVPSLLVWGMKDWCFRPECLRRFQQVWPNANAVEIPDAGHYVIEDANEEVIAAIEQFLMSDTPSAEAARHASSLPQRDDDGQ; translated from the coding sequence ATGAAATCGATTGCCGAAGACTTGCTGCCTTATCAATCAGGCGAATTGACCATTGGATCGCACACCCTGCGTTTTCTTGATGAAGGCGCCGGTGAACAGACGCTGCTGTGCGTGCACGGGAATCCGACCTGGAGTTTCTACTGGCGTTCCATCGTCCAACGGTTCAGCCCGACCCATCGCGTCGTCGCAGTGGACCATCTGGGGTGCGGACGGAGCGATAAACCGAGACGGGGACGCAATCCCGAAAAAGGTCAATTTCCCTACCGCTTGGCAGACCACCGCGATAACTTGGTCCATTTGATCGACGCACTCGACTTAAAACGGGTCACGCTGATCGCTCATGATTGGGGAGGCGCGATTGGGTTGTCGTCGATGATCAAACGCCGTGACCGACTCGAACGCATCGTGCTTCTCAATACGGCTGCCTTTCCCCCACCCTATGTCCCTTGGCGGATCGCCGCTTGCCGGATCCCACTGCTGGGCACCGCCGCGGTGCGAGGGCTGAACGCATTCGCTGGCGCCGCGATCACAATGGCGATGTCTCGCAACGCGTTATCCAAAGATGCTGCCCGCGGCCTGTTGGCCCCTTACAACTCGTGGAGCAACCGTGTCGCCAACGATGCCTTCGTCCGCGACATTCCTCTGACCAGCAACCATCCCACGATGGCAACGCTTCGCCAACTCGAATCGGACCTGCCATCGCTGGCGTCGGTCCCATCGCTGTTGGTGTGGGGGATGAAAGATTGGTGCTTCCGTCCCGAGTGCCTTCGCCGCTTTCAACAGGTTTGGCCGAACGCCAACGCCGTCGAAATCCCGGACGCGGGGCACTACGTCATCGAAGACGCGAATGAGGAAGTGATCGCGGCCATCGAACAATTTTTGATGTCGGACACGCCATCCGCGGAAGCTGCCAGGCATGCATCGTCACTGCCGCAACGAGACGACGATGGCCAATGA
- a CDS encoding triphosphoribosyl-dephospho-CoA synthase — protein MHRHCRNETTMANDPLKTIRSQVRSIGDAVRWACVLEATSPKAGNVFPGRSFNDLTYRDFIIAAEIAAEAFAMPGRHFSEMVLGAVRQTQHATNSNVNLGMLLLIGPIAEVAHRDVHADLQPAVATLLEGQNEDDAACIFAAIRSANAGGLGEVDELDVRDATTAGFDLLAAMRLAAHRDSVAYQYANGFKDLFTRIVPLVENAIQANGDILGGIADAHFDLLAQQPDTLIARKCGETVASEVQTRASQLEKSDDTARQQFDAYLRSDGNRRNPGTTADLIAAALFVLLVRA, from the coding sequence ATGCATCGTCACTGCCGCAACGAGACGACGATGGCCAATGACCCGCTAAAGACCATCCGCTCGCAAGTCCGATCGATCGGCGATGCCGTCCGCTGGGCCTGTGTGCTCGAAGCAACCTCCCCTAAGGCAGGGAATGTCTTCCCCGGCCGCTCGTTTAACGATTTAACCTATCGCGACTTTATCATTGCAGCCGAGATTGCTGCCGAAGCCTTCGCGATGCCGGGTCGCCACTTTAGCGAGATGGTGCTGGGTGCCGTTCGGCAAACCCAACATGCCACCAATTCGAACGTCAACCTTGGAATGCTGCTGTTGATCGGACCCATCGCCGAGGTCGCTCATCGTGATGTCCACGCCGACTTGCAGCCCGCAGTGGCCACATTGCTAGAAGGCCAAAACGAAGATGACGCCGCCTGCATCTTCGCGGCGATTCGGTCGGCCAATGCCGGTGGACTTGGCGAAGTCGATGAGCTGGATGTTCGTGACGCCACGACCGCGGGATTCGACTTGCTAGCCGCGATGCGGTTGGCGGCTCACCGAGACTCGGTCGCCTATCAATACGCCAACGGTTTCAAAGACCTGTTCACACGGATCGTGCCGCTGGTCGAAAATGCGATCCAAGCCAACGGAGACATTTTGGGGGGCATCGCAGACGCCCACTTTGACCTACTGGCGCAACAACCCGATACGCTGATCGCACGCAAATGTGGCGAGACGGTTGCGAGCGAGGTTCAAACGCGAGCGAGTCAATTAGAGAAATCGGACGACACGGCGCGACAGCAATTTGATGCCTACCTTCGCAGCGATGGCAATCGCCGCAACCCAGGAACCACCGCCGACCTGATAGCCGCCGCGTTATTCGTATTATTAGTAAGAGCGTAG
- a CDS encoding 6-pyruvoyl trahydropterin synthase family protein: MNQATFRVDVTKEQFVFSAAHFITFAGDICERIHGHNYAVRASVEGPLDENRYVVDFIALRDAVLAQTTLLDHHIILPQDHAEIKVTSDDKETTARFRDRRWVFPNEDCVILPVVNTTAEEIARVVAERVREATQAKFGDALSWIEVAVDENHGQWGVCRLPWQTA, from the coding sequence ATGAACCAAGCCACCTTTCGCGTTGACGTCACCAAAGAGCAATTCGTTTTTTCGGCAGCTCACTTCATTACCTTTGCTGGTGACATTTGTGAACGTATTCATGGACACAACTATGCGGTTCGCGCCAGCGTCGAAGGGCCGCTCGACGAGAACCGCTATGTTGTCGACTTCATTGCGCTTCGCGACGCCGTACTGGCTCAAACCACGCTGCTGGATCATCACATTATTCTTCCGCAGGATCATGCCGAGATCAAAGTCACCAGCGACGACAAGGAAACGACTGCGCGGTTTCGTGATCGCCGCTGGGTGTTTCCCAACGAGGACTGCGTGATCTTGCCGGTCGTGAACACGACGGCCGAAGAGATCGCTCGGGTGGTTGCCGAGCGCGTGAGGGAAGCGACGCAAGCGAAGTTTGGTGACGCGTTGAGCTGGATCGAAGTCGCAGTGGACGAAAACCATGGCCAATGGGGAGTGTGCCGGTTGCCATGGCAAACCGCGTAG
- a CDS encoding D-2-hydroxyacid dehydrogenase, which produces MRIVLCFPVTEKHIQQIQAAAPDAEVVNAGQERIDELLPTADIFIGHAKVPVDWDRVLKANRLQWIQSSAAGLDHCLVPGVIDSEIPVSSASGLFAPQVAEQTFSLLFGLLRSLPLFFRAEAKRDFTRLPTDDLRGKTVGIVGLGGNGRMISRVLAPWDVRIVATDYYPVDKPDEVDELLPADQLDELLAVSDIVILTLPLNTSTQGLFDHERIGKMKAGSYLINVARGSVVIESALVDALARGHLAGAGLDVTEVEPLAETSLLWDDPKVIITPHVGAQSYRRVDDTVDLACVNLKRFQQGKPVYNRVDKQLGFPHPSVVWRGETE; this is translated from the coding sequence ATGCGAATCGTTCTTTGTTTTCCGGTGACTGAAAAGCACATCCAGCAGATTCAGGCGGCGGCGCCCGACGCCGAAGTGGTCAACGCGGGGCAGGAACGGATCGACGAGTTGTTGCCCACGGCGGACATCTTCATTGGTCACGCCAAGGTGCCAGTCGATTGGGACCGCGTGCTGAAGGCCAACCGATTGCAGTGGATTCAATCATCCGCGGCGGGTTTGGATCACTGCTTGGTTCCCGGTGTGATCGATTCAGAGATTCCGGTCAGCAGTGCGTCGGGGTTGTTCGCGCCACAGGTCGCCGAACAAACCTTTTCGTTACTGTTTGGTTTGCTGCGCTCGTTGCCGTTATTTTTCCGCGCCGAGGCCAAGCGAGATTTCACACGGCTGCCCACGGATGATCTGCGAGGCAAGACGGTCGGGATCGTCGGTTTGGGAGGCAACGGCCGAATGATTTCGCGAGTGCTGGCGCCGTGGGATGTCCGCATCGTCGCCACCGATTACTACCCCGTCGACAAACCCGACGAAGTGGACGAATTGTTGCCGGCCGATCAGCTGGACGAACTGTTAGCCGTCAGCGACATCGTGATCTTGACGCTACCGCTGAACACCAGCACGCAGGGATTGTTTGACCACGAACGAATCGGCAAGATGAAAGCGGGCAGCTATTTGATCAACGTTGCGCGGGGAAGCGTGGTAATTGAATCGGCATTGGTCGACGCATTGGCCCGCGGTCATCTGGCCGGCGCCGGGTTGGATGTGACCGAAGTCGAACCGCTGGCTGAAACCAGTTTGTTGTGGGACGACCCAAAAGTCATTATCACGCCGCATGTGGGGGCCCAGTCGTATCGACGCGTCGACGATACCGTCGATTTGGCATGCGTCAACTTGAAACGATTTCAGCAGGGCAAACCGGTGTATAACCGAGTCGATAAGCAACTAGGGTTCCCACACCCGTCGGTGGTTTGGCGTGGAGAAACCGAGTGA
- a CDS encoding GIY-YIG nuclease family protein, with translation MSSKNLTSAGPLTKVAWFEAVAIALVLAVTSAAGTDFSTAEIDTAFAAASDGYSVDEVMIRDDLRNQFLTELSPIEPRDEGFERDALLALLQLRKSGKLTSKATRHGDPVDESIVPVAEIAARVVMDRHRISSDTLLADPTFRQQLDREAHKITPEANPVAIRKAVLSLRKRRALRPELVLRVADWHRVIETYSLDSLQQAIASGKISDGPGIYLFCTPRGYLYIGEANNLRQRLGEHLSGSDRASLAAYLDSDASSRVTVELHVFPRDSPAKRVTVRRAYESELIRSRQPRLNVRP, from the coding sequence ATGTCCTCCAAGAACTTAACTTCCGCTGGCCCGCTCACAAAGGTGGCTTGGTTCGAGGCGGTCGCAATCGCTTTGGTTCTGGCCGTGACTTCGGCGGCAGGAACTGATTTTTCGACCGCCGAGATTGATACCGCCTTTGCCGCCGCGTCCGATGGCTACAGCGTCGACGAGGTGATGATCCGAGACGATCTGAGAAACCAATTTCTGACCGAACTTTCGCCGATCGAACCGCGCGACGAGGGCTTTGAACGAGACGCACTGCTGGCGTTGCTGCAGCTTCGCAAATCAGGAAAACTGACATCCAAAGCGACGCGGCATGGCGACCCCGTCGACGAATCGATCGTCCCGGTCGCTGAAATCGCCGCTCGCGTGGTGATGGATCGACATCGAATTTCCAGCGATACGCTGCTAGCCGATCCGACGTTTCGCCAGCAGCTCGATCGCGAAGCCCATAAAATTACGCCCGAGGCAAACCCCGTCGCGATCCGCAAAGCCGTCTTGTCGCTGCGAAAACGCCGGGCCCTTCGCCCCGAATTGGTACTTCGCGTCGCCGATTGGCACCGCGTGATTGAAACATATTCGCTGGATTCGCTACAGCAGGCTATCGCGTCCGGGAAGATCAGCGACGGACCGGGAATCTATCTGTTTTGCACGCCCCGCGGCTATTTGTATATCGGCGAAGCCAACAATCTGCGGCAACGACTCGGCGAGCACCTCAGCGGCAGCGATCGCGCGTCATTGGCGGCGTACCTCGACAGCGACGCATCATCGAGAGTGACGGTCGAGCTGCACGTCTTTCCTAGAGACAGCCCAGCCAAACGGGTCACCGTTCGCCGGGCCTACGAAAGCGAATTGATTCGCAGCCGCCAACCGCGACTGAATGTGCGGCCGTGA
- the dapA gene encoding 4-hydroxy-tetrahydrodipicolinate synthase: MTFETRPRKGSDFAGLSVAIVTPFTDGEVNYPRLKEQVEFQIEAGTRCIVPVGTTGESPTLSHDEHEKVISEVIQCVAGRAKVMAGTGSNSTAEALRLTKRAAAEGADATLQVAPYYNKPTQEGFYQHFKAVAEAVDIPVCVYNIPGRCGKEIEVETIQRLADVQGITMVKEATGKLDQCSAIVGTTDLTVLSGDDSLTLPMMSVGAEGIVSVVGNLVPRDMIELVNAAASGDFAKAMAMHHKLFALCQNMLGLSTNPIPLKAAMMMVGRDSGELRLPMTTLDDASMEKLKETLFAYGINSALAN; this comes from the coding sequence ATGACTTTTGAGACCCGCCCACGAAAGGGATCTGATTTTGCTGGCCTTTCGGTCGCGATTGTCACACCGTTCACTGATGGTGAGGTGAATTATCCGCGTCTGAAAGAGCAAGTCGAATTCCAAATCGAAGCCGGCACGCGTTGCATCGTTCCCGTGGGAACGACCGGTGAATCGCCGACACTTTCGCACGACGAGCACGAAAAAGTGATCTCCGAAGTGATCCAGTGTGTGGCGGGACGTGCGAAAGTCATGGCGGGTACCGGCAGCAACAGCACCGCCGAAGCACTGCGTTTGACAAAGCGAGCTGCGGCCGAAGGAGCCGATGCAACGCTGCAGGTCGCACCGTATTACAACAAGCCGACGCAAGAAGGTTTCTACCAGCACTTCAAAGCGGTTGCCGAAGCGGTCGACATTCCGGTCTGTGTTTACAACATCCCCGGACGTTGTGGCAAAGAGATCGAAGTGGAAACCATCCAGCGGTTGGCGGACGTCCAAGGGATCACGATGGTCAAAGAAGCGACCGGGAAATTGGATCAGTGTTCGGCGATCGTGGGCACCACGGATTTGACCGTTCTCAGCGGCGACGATTCGTTGACATTGCCGATGATGAGTGTCGGCGCGGAAGGCATCGTTTCGGTGGTCGGCAACTTGGTGCCGCGTGACATGATCGAATTGGTCAACGCGGCGGCCAGCGGCGATTTTGCCAAAGCGATGGCGATGCACCACAAGTTGTTTGCGCTTTGCCAGAACATGCTCGGTTTGTCGACCAACCCAATCCCGCTGAAAGCGGCAATGATGATGGTCGGCCGCGACTCGGGTGAGTTGCGATTGCCAATGACCACGCTGGATGATGCGTCGATGGAAAAGCTGAAAGAGACGCTGTTTGCTTACGGCATCAATTCAGCACTGGCGAACTAG
- the lhgO gene encoding L-2-hydroxyglutarate oxidase: protein MVSNASIPKTCDVVIIGGGIVGLATATTLIQRHPSLEVCVVEAESQVAAHQSGHNSGVLHSGIYYKPGSAKAITCRRGKALMEAFCDEHQIAWDRCGKVVVATDAIEAERLDAIAARASENGVEYRRIDTDELRKIEPSVAGVAALHVPETGIVNYAKVCEAMRQQILQRGGHVVLSFKVKQIESVSSSVAITDLNNRTIHCGRMINCAGLQSDRILRMAGGQPAVKIVPFRGEYYDLVPEREHLCRHLIYPVPNPSFPFLGVHFTRMIDGGVECGPNAVLALSRHGYDWRTFHAGDLLETLRYGGFRKLARKYWRTGAGEIHRSLRKPAFVAALQKLIPSIRASDLRPGRAGVRAQAVTPEGDLVDDFLIETTNHAIHVLNAPSPAATASLAIGGTIVDRFESLQTN from the coding sequence ATGGTTTCAAACGCTTCCATCCCCAAAACCTGCGATGTGGTGATTATCGGCGGCGGGATCGTAGGGTTGGCGACCGCGACGACGCTGATTCAGCGACACCCGTCGCTAGAGGTATGCGTTGTGGAAGCCGAATCGCAGGTTGCGGCGCATCAGAGTGGACACAATTCGGGGGTTTTGCATTCGGGGATTTATTACAAACCAGGCTCGGCCAAAGCGATTACGTGTCGCCGCGGAAAAGCATTGATGGAAGCGTTTTGCGACGAGCATCAAATTGCCTGGGACCGCTGCGGCAAGGTGGTGGTGGCCACCGATGCGATCGAGGCTGAGCGGTTGGATGCAATCGCGGCGCGGGCAAGCGAAAACGGAGTGGAGTATCGCCGCATCGATACGGACGAACTTCGCAAGATTGAACCGTCGGTTGCCGGGGTGGCTGCGCTCCATGTGCCTGAAACCGGAATCGTGAACTATGCCAAAGTGTGCGAGGCGATGCGGCAACAAATTTTGCAACGTGGCGGGCATGTGGTGTTGTCGTTTAAGGTGAAACAGATCGAATCGGTTTCCTCATCCGTTGCGATCACCGATTTGAACAATCGCACGATCCATTGTGGGCGAATGATCAATTGCGCAGGGCTGCAGAGCGACCGCATCTTGCGAATGGCAGGCGGGCAACCGGCGGTGAAGATTGTCCCGTTTCGAGGCGAGTATTACGATCTCGTGCCGGAACGCGAGCACTTATGTCGCCATCTGATCTATCCGGTTCCCAATCCCTCGTTTCCCTTTTTGGGAGTCCATTTCACGCGGATGATCGACGGTGGAGTCGAGTGCGGTCCCAACGCGGTTTTGGCGCTATCACGACACGGTTATGATTGGCGGACGTTTCACGCGGGCGACCTGCTTGAAACGCTTCGCTATGGCGGTTTTCGCAAACTGGCTCGCAAGTATTGGCGGACCGGGGCGGGCGAGATTCACCGTTCGCTGCGGAAACCGGCGTTTGTGGCGGCGTTGCAGAAGTTGATTCCGTCGATCCGTGCATCCGATTTGCGACCCGGTCGCGCCGGCGTGCGGGCACAAGCGGTCACGCCTGAGGGTGACTTGGTGGACGATTTTCTAATCGAGACCACCAATCATGCGATCCACGTGCTGAACGCCCCCTCGCCAGCGGCAACCGCGTCACTGGCGATCGGCGGCACGATCGTGGACCGATTCGAATCGCTGCAAACGAATTAG
- a CDS encoding HD-GYP domain-containing protein, protein MSRSETVELPLEKLCAGATCGYPILSKEGLLLLGSGTHITPTIVSHLQEQHHDVIAVHPNDIAELTGKQLRRPATADAAENKPKFTGVWEQALPLKDLLVDRHDEPLSDERTAELNKCMSTAKSRFEQINHALQTRDFDSISPLVATSDSFARSMIDDHDQTVGEIGAASDDVALERRSVQMAVMAMAVAVEMGIDGPTTLEIGLTGLLHDIGLYVLDPKFRDPTESLSHSERWEYEKHPVIAFDCVSAIPETPSAVRIAVQQVHEQYDGSGFPRGLRGTRIHQYARILNVVDAYIQLISPSTNRCGILPHNAIGLILHQGTRGTFDPEVVRAFLNTESLYPLGSHVELRSGSTALVIRRSAHSYTCPILMRDDGECVQEDNAENRIIRPIASPQIEQMRIPPSKMPTINWNPADNVLRV, encoded by the coding sequence ATGTCACGCTCAGAAACGGTCGAGCTACCTTTAGAAAAGTTGTGTGCGGGGGCGACGTGCGGCTACCCGATTCTCAGCAAAGAGGGGCTGTTGCTGTTGGGGTCGGGAACGCACATCACGCCGACGATCGTTTCGCATTTGCAAGAGCAACACCACGACGTCATCGCGGTTCATCCGAATGACATCGCGGAATTGACCGGCAAACAACTTCGCCGCCCCGCCACCGCAGACGCAGCAGAGAACAAGCCAAAATTCACAGGCGTATGGGAACAGGCGTTGCCGCTGAAGGATTTGCTGGTCGATCGCCATGACGAACCCTTAAGCGACGAGCGGACGGCCGAGCTAAACAAATGCATGAGCACCGCCAAGTCTCGCTTCGAACAAATCAACCACGCTCTTCAGACTCGCGACTTTGATTCGATTTCGCCGCTGGTCGCCACCTCGGACTCGTTCGCTCGTTCGATGATCGACGATCACGATCAAACCGTCGGCGAGATTGGCGCGGCGAGTGACGATGTCGCGCTCGAACGTCGATCCGTGCAAATGGCAGTCATGGCCATGGCCGTCGCTGTCGAAATGGGAATCGATGGTCCCACGACGCTTGAAATTGGATTGACCGGACTGCTGCACGACATCGGGTTGTACGTGTTGGATCCCAAATTCCGTGATCCCACTGAATCGCTCTCGCATTCGGAACGTTGGGAATACGAAAAACATCCGGTGATTGCGTTTGATTGTGTCTCCGCGATTCCCGAGACCCCATCGGCCGTCCGAATTGCCGTACAACAGGTCCACGAACAATACGATGGGTCGGGATTCCCCCGTGGTTTGCGTGGCACTCGGATTCATCAATATGCACGCATCTTGAACGTTGTCGATGCCTACATTCAACTGATCTCGCCGTCGACGAATCGCTGCGGCATCCTGCCTCACAACGCCATCGGCTTGATCCTGCACCAAGGCACGCGAGGCACGTTTGATCCCGAAGTGGTACGAGCTTTTTTGAATACCGAATCGCTTTACCCGCTGGGCAGCCATGTTGAATTGCGATCCGGCAGCACCGCATTGGTGATCCGCCGCTCGGCCCACAGCTACACTTGCCCGATACTGATGCGAGATGACGGAGAGTGCGTGCAGGAAGACAACGCCGAGAACCGGATCATTCGCCCGATTGCTTCGCCGCAAATCGAACAAATGCGAATTCCGCCCTCCAAGATGCCTACAATCAACTGGAACCCCGCCGACAACGTGCTGCGGGTTTAA
- a CDS encoding lipid A biosynthesis acyltransferase, which yields MKQKLLRLKTTLTDFAAYCVVRLLVAVIQTLPLDMGQSFSNGVAWLAAGPLKIRHRTTEGNLSRVFPDADSRQRSALSIAMWQHLILMVCEIAWAQRRLHLTNWSEYMTFRDNRTILKSLLSERPVVGVTGHFGNFEIGGYVLGLMGFSTTTIARRLDNPFLHRWVERFRGAKGQVMVDKEGCAPLIDQHLQQGGVLSLLADQHAGDKGCWLPFMGVPASSHKALALFSLSSNAPMIVSYTIRKNGEPMQFESGCVGIADPLDDTAEVCQSVTTLTQWYNERLAVAVQLAPEQYWWLHRRWRQPPERVAKRLAKEAAKLAA from the coding sequence GTGAAACAGAAATTGCTTCGCCTCAAAACGACTCTCACCGACTTTGCCGCCTATTGCGTGGTTCGATTGTTGGTGGCGGTGATCCAGACGTTGCCGCTGGACATGGGGCAATCGTTTTCAAACGGAGTGGCGTGGTTGGCCGCCGGTCCGCTGAAGATTCGGCATCGTACGACGGAAGGTAATCTGAGTCGGGTTTTCCCAGACGCGGATTCGCGTCAGCGATCGGCATTGTCGATTGCGATGTGGCAACATTTGATCCTGATGGTCTGCGAAATCGCATGGGCTCAGCGTCGGTTGCATCTGACGAATTGGAGCGAGTACATGACGTTCCGCGACAACCGCACCATTTTGAAGTCGCTGCTGAGTGAGCGTCCCGTGGTGGGAGTGACCGGTCACTTCGGCAACTTTGAAATCGGCGGCTACGTGCTTGGTTTGATGGGCTTCAGCACCACCACAATCGCCCGCCGATTGGACAATCCATTCCTGCACCGCTGGGTCGAGCGTTTCCGAGGCGCCAAGGGGCAAGTGATGGTTGACAAGGAAGGGTGTGCACCGCTGATCGATCAACATTTGCAGCAGGGCGGGGTGTTGTCGCTGTTGGCCGACCAACATGCTGGCGACAAAGGTTGCTGGTTGCCGTTCATGGGCGTGCCTGCATCAAGCCACAAGGCACTTGCACTGTTTTCACTTAGTTCCAACGCGCCGATGATCGTGAGCTATACGATCCGCAAAAACGGCGAACCGATGCAGTTCGAATCAGGGTGTGTGGGGATTGCCGATCCGCTGGATGATACGGCCGAAGTGTGTCAATCGGTGACGACGTTGACTCAGTGGTACAACGAACGACTTGCCGTGGCGGTCCAATTGGCACCCGAGCAGTATTGGTGGCTGCACCGAAGGTGGCGTCAGCCGCCCGAACGCGTGGCAAAGCGATTGGCCAAAGAAGCCGCGAAATTGGCCGCATAA
- a CDS encoding endonuclease/exonuclease/phosphatase family protein, whose translation MGLLSNLLQSSRSRSRNKSSSGARSVLSYIPFVRWIGPSVSFAGIAAALGMVVTGRIDLSVLDAVSDTAATSEAVNGTPVQPVAVSALGQRSYETVRLATFNIQMFGEKKSTTRVVDGVDVMGTLAQIVSQFDLVAIQEVRGGNAAPVERLVALINASGARYASTVSPPIGRTSQTECYAFVWDQTRIQMIRDSGYVVQDNADRMHREPMVASFQTIAVPREGYKPFSFTMINAHTDPDEVTPKATSNEINVLDDVFVRVRQFEYDRMGEEDCILLGDLNVDANHLQELVMIPNVVSIAGNTLTNTRRDKTYDHILIDREMTREYTGRFGVIDLQKDLALTEDQALLVSDHMPLWAEFSVYEVPQGESVASRNEAAPMTR comes from the coding sequence ATGGGCTTATTATCAAATTTATTACAAAGCAGCCGCTCACGCTCTCGTAACAAATCGAGTTCCGGTGCGCGTTCGGTCCTCAGCTACATCCCTTTTGTACGTTGGATTGGACCGTCGGTCAGTTTCGCGGGGATCGCCGCGGCGCTTGGGATGGTGGTTACCGGACGCATCGATCTGTCGGTGTTGGATGCGGTTTCCGATACAGCGGCAACAAGTGAAGCCGTCAATGGAACGCCGGTGCAACCGGTCGCCGTCAGCGCGCTGGGGCAACGCTCGTACGAAACGGTTCGATTGGCGACCTTCAATATTCAGATGTTTGGCGAAAAGAAGTCGACGACACGAGTGGTCGATGGCGTCGATGTGATGGGGACGTTGGCCCAAATCGTCAGCCAGTTCGATTTAGTGGCGATCCAAGAGGTTCGCGGTGGCAATGCGGCTCCTGTCGAGCGGTTAGTCGCTTTGATCAATGCATCGGGGGCACGTTACGCCTCCACCGTCAGCCCTCCGATCGGTCGTACTTCACAAACCGAGTGTTATGCGTTTGTGTGGGATCAAACTCGTATCCAGATGATCCGTGACAGTGGTTACGTCGTCCAGGACAATGCCGACCGCATGCATCGCGAACCGATGGTGGCGTCGTTCCAAACGATTGCGGTTCCACGCGAAGGATACAAGCCCTTCAGTTTTACCATGATCAACGCGCATACTGACCCCGACGAGGTCACCCCCAAAGCGACCAGCAACGAAATCAATGTGCTGGACGACGTGTTCGTCCGCGTTCGCCAATTTGAGTATGACCGGATGGGCGAAGAAGACTGTATTTTACTGGGCGATCTGAACGTCGACGCAAACCATTTGCAAGAGTTGGTGATGATCCCCAATGTCGTTTCGATTGCCGGAAACACACTGACCAACACTCGTCGTGATAAGACCTATGACCATATCTTGATCGATCGAGAAATGACTCGCGAATACACCGGTCGATTCGGAGTGATCGATTTGCAAAAGGATCTCGCGTTGACCGAAGATCAAGCGTTGTTGGTCAGCGATCATATGCCGCTGTGGGCCGAGTTCAGTGTCTACGAAGTACCTCAGGGCGAATCGGTTGCCTCGCGTAACGAAGCGGCTCCAATGACTCGCTAG
- a CDS encoding HEAT repeat domain-containing protein — MDANSDWARGLASGSVDERIATLRKISNQSDPVTGVTILCVQMAGDSDDDVRMWAAEALAHAVTPLPAEVDSLADLLRHSDDGEIDYWAATMLGRLKTQAAAAVDALQSCVVNSMYLPARERAVWALAEIGPAAADAIQTLETTAEAAPPRLKRLAKEAIKSIGNAA, encoded by the coding sequence ATGGATGCAAATTCCGATTGGGCTAGGGGATTGGCCAGTGGTAGCGTTGACGAGCGGATCGCGACGTTACGAAAAATCTCAAATCAATCCGACCCGGTCACGGGCGTCACGATCCTGTGTGTTCAGATGGCAGGCGACTCGGATGACGACGTTCGAATGTGGGCTGCCGAAGCCCTCGCTCACGCGGTCACCCCGCTACCCGCAGAGGTTGATTCGCTCGCGGATTTGCTGCGTCACAGCGACGATGGCGAAATCGATTACTGGGCGGCAACGATGTTGGGGCGATTGAAGACGCAAGCGGCCGCTGCCGTCGATGCGCTACAGTCGTGTGTGGTGAATTCGATGTACCTGCCGGCGCGAGAACGCGCTGTGTGGGCGTTGGCCGAAATCGGGCCGGCCGCCGCCGACGCGATTCAAACGCTTGAAACGACGGCCGAGGCCGCGCCGCCTCGATTGAAACGGTTAGCCAAGGAAGCGATCAAATCGATTGGTAACGCCGCCTAA